The following coding sequences lie in one Arachis ipaensis cultivar K30076 chromosome B05, Araip1.1, whole genome shotgun sequence genomic window:
- the LOC107641625 gene encoding pentatricopeptide repeat-containing protein At1g31790 has translation MELVTVPPPTATQSSYHHHRGSSISTITYSPHNPKLKLPLLHTSPVISSKPLQPIISPQTTTTCSDSIKRRKKKKKKNGSSTLDILCLMEALYNPIPIDIYTSLVKECTVSGDPHTAIHLNNHITHSGIKPPLPFINRILIMLVSCGLLDNARHVFDLMSVRDFNTWATLFVAYYDNADYAEVARVFVSMVEDLGMEDSEFPAWMWGCLLKSCACSANFHLGMQAHGWLLKLGACTDVVLSSSLISFYGKFKHLEDANAVFNHASRHNNMTWSAKIVGGCREKQFSEVFCDFKEMGRQGVKKDSFTFSSVLKACGKMLNREQCGKQVHANAIKFGMVSDKYVKCSLIAMYGRSGLLRDAEQVFEMKGNERNVDCWNAMVMGYMHNGMHIEALRFLYQMKEAGMQPQEDLLNEVRIACGSVKY, from the coding sequence ATGGAACTTGTTACTGTTCCGCCGCCAACAGCCACTCAATCCAGCTACCATCACCACCGCGGCagcagcatctccaccattaCATATTCTCCTCACAACCCCAAACTCAAGCTTCCTCTCCTTCACACCTCCCCTGTCATCTCTTCAAAACCCCTCCAACCCATTATCTCTCCACAAACCACTACTACTTGCAGCGACAGCAttaagaggaggaagaagaagaagaagaaaaatgggtcTTCAACCTTAGATATATTGTGCTTAATGGAAGCTCTCTACAATCCCATACCCATTGACATCTACACCTCTCTTGTTAAAGAGTGCACTGTTTCTGGGGACCCACATACTGCTATTCACTTGAACAATCACATAACCCACAGTGGGATTAAGCCTCCGTTGCCCTTCATCAATCGGATTCTCATCATGCTTGTGTCATGTGGCTTGTTGGACAATGCACGCCATGTGTTTGATTTAATGTCTGTTAGGGACTTCAACACTTGGGCAACCTTGTTTGTTGCTTATTATGATAATGCTGATTATGCGGAGGTAGCTAGAGTTTTTGTCAGCATGGTTGAAGATTTGGGTATGGAAGATTCAGAATTCCCTGCGTGGATGTGGGGTTGCCTTCTCAAGTCATGTGCCTGCAGTGCGAACTTCCATCTCGGTATGCAAGCTCATGGATGGTTGTTGAAGTTAGGAGCTTGTACTGACGTGGTTCTAAGTAGCTCTTTGATAAGTTTCTATGGGAAATTCAAGCACCTGGAAGATGCGAATGCTGTATTCAACCACGCTTCGCGACACAACAACATGACTTGGTCGGCTAAGATTGTAGGTGGATGCAGGGAAAAGCAATTCTCTGAGGTTTTCTGCGACTTCAAGGAGATGGGAAGACAAGGGGTGAAGAAGGATAGCTTCACATTTTCCAGTGTTCTCAAGGCATGTGGGAAGATGCTGAATCGCGAACAATGTGGCAAACAGGTCCATGCTAATGCCATCAAATTTGGGATGGTCTCAGATAAATATGTTAAGTGTAGTTTGATAGCTATGTATGGAAGAAGTGGTTTGCTGAGAGATGCAGAACAAGTGTTTGAAATGAAGGGGAATGAAAGAAATGTTGATTGTTGGAATGCAATGGTTATGGGTTACATGCATAATGGTATGCACATTGAAGCTTTGAGGTTTCTGTATCAGATGAAGGAAGCTGGAATGCAGCCCCAAGAAGATCTGCTTAATGAAGTGAGAATTGCTTGTGGCAGTGTCAAATACTAA